In Drechmeria coniospora strain ARSEF 6962 chromosome 03, whole genome shotgun sequence, the DNA window CTTCACACATGCCATCAATGGCTTTCGGCGAGCTGTGAATCTTGAGCTGACAAATCCCATCGTTCGACAGATTCTTCGACAAGATCAGAATGGCCTCATGATATTACCTCTCAACTGGAGAACCGGACTGTCATTTGAAGATGGCCGCGCTGGCAATGCTGAAGGCAGAGCCTCCAGCGTTGCCGAATCGTTTGCTCTGAAAGACATCGAACCCACCACCATACCGGCCGTCCGCAGCTTGATTTCAGATGTCATGTTCGATATTCCATTCTACATGTCCCACCACAAAAACAAGATGATCAAGGCTCTCGTCCTTGAGGCGAACAGGGTATATCGTCTATGGTGTCGAAACAATCCAGGGTTTGCCCATCGGGGACGAGTTCACCTCATTGCCCATTCTCTTGGAAGCGCCATGGCACTTGATGTCCTTTCTCGGCAGCCCACGACGGTCCCCAGCCTCGACTTGAACAatgacgaagccgaggcaCGCTTCTTCGAATTCGACACGAAGAACTTGTTTCTCCTCGGCAGCCCAGCCGGATttttccttctcctcgaACATGGAGCACTCCTGCCTCGACGTGAGCGCCGCAAGCCGGGCGCTGACCCGGACGATGTTGCAAACGAAAGTGTTGTCGGAGAAGCAGGACAATTTGGCTGCCTCGCAGTGGACAACGTGTACAATGTTCTTGCCAAGGAGGACCCCATTGCATACCTTCTGAACGGGGCCGTCGATCCCACGTATTCTGCTAGCCTCAAAGTTGCTTATGTCCCCGGCACGTCCCAATCTATTTTCAAGTCGTTAGGAGAAGCTGTGCGTCAGGTTGTGCCTGGCATGGCGCCATCCACAAACGCATTCGCTTTGAAGCAGGAGCCAATCCCCACGCTTCGCCTCCCCTCCCAACTGGAGCTGGAAGTTCACAATTTCAGCCGCGAGGAGATTGCCGAGAAAAAGGCCTTTCTGCTCAATGATAACGGGCAGATAGACTGGTTTCTGAGGTCTGGTGGGGGCCCACTCGAGATTCAGTATCTTAACATGTTGAGCGCGCACACGAGCTACTGGACCAACCTAGATTTCATTCGCATGCTTTGCATTGAGATTGGGAGAAAGCCCGGCAAAGCGAACACGCTACCAGCTATGAGGGTTGTCAAAGCAAAACGACGCTTTGCCCCAAGAAATCAGGGGTTGGGATAGATATGCCTAAATACAAAGCCAGTCAAAGATTGACCTCTCCAGAGCCGCATTGCGAGTCACAAGTTCCTCGTGACCTTCGTGTCATCATCTCCATTGCCGTTAGAAGTCGTTCAAGTCCTCCATCTCTTGGTCCAGATTGTCATGTTCATAGAGGAGACTGGACACATCCTGTGCTGCCAGGCTTCTCGCCATTCCCTCTTCCTCCCGTCTCCTCCCGGCATCCAGCTTCTCGACGTGCTGCTGGAGATCTTTGTAACCCCAAGTGCTGATCCCTTCCTGATCCTTGGCCCGGAATGGCTGGGCCATTGTTCTCAAGAACCTCTTCGCACTGCTTACGGCCATGTCCGTGCTTAGGTTGGtttcggcgtcgaggaggccttGGTTTATCCACTTGGGCAGCTGCGACCGCTTCTTCTGGAATCGACGATCAGCAAGCACCATGATTCCATAGTCGTCTTTGCCTCGCAACACCCGACCTAGACATTGTGCGGCATGCCGCATAGCATCGAATGACAGGAAGTCGTTCTCCTTGATGCGATAGGTCTCTCGCAAAAACTCAAGCCTCGCTTTCAAGATTCGAGACTCTGTGTACTGGAACGGAACTCCGATGCACAACACTGTTCGGCCGTATTGGTGATCGAAATCGATGCCTTCGGAGACCTTCCCTCGAGCGACACACAAGAGAATAGCCCCCCTGCCGTTGCAGCAGGCTGTCCGATACGTTTCCAGCGCCAAGGACGTCTCTTGTGCGTCGGGGGTTTCGACAAGTATCAGCTTGTACTTCCACGCTTCATCCAAGATGCCCATGCCCTGCCACATGCTGATGATGGATTCCATATATAGGTACGACGGGAAGAACACGACCAAGCCGTCGGGGGTGATCTTCGCAAACTCAGTCAGCAGGGTGCCGTAGTTGCGCACCACGCTCGGCTCATTTCGGACTTGGAAACTTGTCGATATTGAGGCTTGGTCACTCCCTCTCGTCACTATCATCGGCAAAAATGATCTTCGTGCCAACGTCATGCTGTATGACTCTTGTATCACTGTTGCGAAGTTTAACATCTTTGGGTACATCTCAAGTGGCGAGATGGTACCCGAGGTGATGATGACGGAGTAAAATCTCTCAAAAACTGGCCGAATTGCGATtgcggcgtcgaggcaggTGAAATGCAATATGGGGTTCGGGACTTCGGCGGTGTCGGATTCGTAAGGCTCAAGGATCAGTAGGAAGCCTTTCTCATACGTAGCGACCAATGTTGCAAAGGTAGCCACTTCCTGCAGTGGCTGATAGTCCTCAATGTTTGTCAACTCCAGAGTTCGCACTAGAGATGTCAAGCGCTCCGCACAGAACTTGAGTGGTTTTGTTTCGATGAATGTATGCTCCTTCAGATGGGCAAGAAATGATGGCGGTGTTTCCGAGATTACTTGGCGAACTTTCATTCGGGTCTATTGTGGACAAGATTAGCCGAGGGGCAGCAGCGATTATTGCCACCATTGCCAACCTTTAGATACTCGATAAATCTCTTGAGAAAGGTCACGAAGTGCTCCGCACGCCTGATGTTACCAGGCACAGCTTCCTTCAGAAGGTCATCGGGTAGGACTGATTTCATGTCAGGCTGGCTTCCCGGAATAACCTGACTGAGGAGGATGGATTCTCACCTGGATTGGACATGAACGCATCCTCCATGCGGTTCTCATTTGCTTCCCGCAGTCCCTCGACAAGCTTCTGGTATTCGGATTGAAGCCTCTCCTGGTCTGTGTCTCGCATTTCGGAAATCTTCTGTTCCAGATTCTGCGCCCCTCGGGTTGCTTTGCGCAGGGAATCTTCAGTGATGTCGGTACTCAGTGATTCAATACAGACGTTGTCAATGTTGTGCGCCTCGTCAAAAACAACTATGCAGTCCTTGGAGAAGTCTCGGGATACTCGCTCGGCAATCTTTGGATCTAGGAGATAGTGATATGAGAAGATGACAATGTTGCAGTATTGCATCTGCATCGACGAGGTTAGCCTCCAGTGCTGATTTGAGAGACTGCACCCGGATGTGTACCATTCGCCGGGCCGTGAAGTACGGGCATTGCTTGTGTTCTTCCCCGTAGCGCAGAATATCATCAAAGGTCCAAATTCCATTGGGAATCAGATTATGCGGCTCGAGAAGATCGAGATTCTGTACGAAACGAAGTTAGCGGGCAAGTCTCAGAACTAAGAGAAGGCCGGCGTACATCGTGATAGACACAGACGTCGACATTTTCTCCACGATTCTTCTTTTCCTTGACAAAACCTGCTGTCAGGCTCCTACAACGAGAATCGACGACGGAACCGCTCTTTTCACGCTTAACGGAGGGATGGAGGCACAAGTTCTTTCGACTTGTGAGTCCAAGCCCGCGGAAGTCCTCCTCGTGCCCGAGCTGCTCTGCGCGATACTTCATCAACGACTTTAACTCGACCAAGGCCTTTTCGATCTCGGACATGGTACCTGAACCAGGTCAGTCATGGACGGGGGCGCG includes these proteins:
- a CDS encoding DNA repair helicase RAD3, whose protein sequence is MSEIEKALVELKSLMKYRAEQLGHEEDFRGLGLTSRKNLCLHPSVKREKSGSVVDSRCRSLTAGFVKEKKNRGENVDVCVYHDNLDLLEPHNLIPNGIWTFDDILRYGEEHKQCPYFTARRMMQYCNIVIFSYHYLLDPKIAERVSRDFSKDCIVVFDEAHNIDNVCIESLSTDITEDSLRKATRGAQNLEQKISEMRDTDQERLQSEYQKLVEGLREANENRMEDAFMSNPVLPDDLLKEAVPGNIRRAEHFVTFLKRFIEYLKTRMKVRQVISETPPSFLAHLKEHTFIETKPLKFCAERLTSLVRTLELTNIEDYQPLQEVATFATLVATYEKGFLLILEPYESDTAEVPNPILHFTCLDAAIAIRPVFERFYSVIITSGTISPLEMYPKMLNFATVIQESYSMTLARRSFLPMIVTRGSDQASISTSFQVRNEPSVVRNYGTLLTEFAKITPDGLVVFFPSYLYMESIISMWQGMGILDEAWKYKLILVETPDAQETSLALETYRTACCNGRGAILLCVARGKVSEGIDFDHQYGRTVLCIGVPFQYTESRILKARLEFLRETYRIKENDFLSFDAMRHAAQCLGRVLRGKDDYGIMVLADRRFQKKRSQLPKWINQGLLDAETNLSTDMAVSSAKRFLRTMAQPFRAKDQEGISTWGYKDLQQHVEKLDAGRRREEEGMARSLAAQDVSSLLYEHDNLDQEMEDLNDF